From Juglans regia cultivar Chandler chromosome 8, Walnut 2.0, whole genome shotgun sequence, the proteins below share one genomic window:
- the LOC109002479 gene encoding uncharacterized Rho GTPase-activating protein At5g61530-like isoform X1: MPSVTSPQLHEKASGFFSSSAGVKFKEARQSAGTFVGEVSKDAKDNLTDVAERVGLVVKSRWALLQKPSTRQAVQERLICAAASTGTLLRKGVTETKGKVVVGKTKVEEVAKKTAQRSKTLLTDIERWQKGVASTDVFGIPIEVTVQRQQSSRPIPYVLVKCADYLILSGLNSPDLFKSEGDKKVIQHLVSIYNQDSNSLLPEGVNPVDVAALAKCYLASLPEPLTTSELYNEIRGAHSSIHAMRNILKRLPSVNYTTLEFITALLLRVSQKSFLNKMDARSLAMEMAPVIIWQKGGKPEFYRKYWSQPSKGSSKNMDPPPSYSAWDMLAEEGEAIDASSPIPLDDGMTTDFGAIEVVVCLIEHHNAIFTDANETVWR; encoded by the exons ATGCCGTCCGTCACATCGCCTCAGTTGCATGAGAAGGCTAGCggtttcttctcttcttcgg CAGGTGTAAAGTTCAAAGAAGCCCGGCAATCAGCCGGGACATTTGTGGGGGAGGTTTCAAAGGATGCAAAAGATAACTTAACTGATGTGGCAGAACGTGTTGGCTTGGTGGTGAAAAGTCGATGGGCACTTCTACAGAAGCCATCGACAAGACAAGCTGTTCAAGAACGTCTTATATGTGCAGCTGCTTCCACTGGTACATTGCTTAGGAAGGGTGTCACGGAGACAAAGGGCAAAGTCGTCGTTGGGAAGACAAAAGTTGAAGAG GTTGCAAAGAAGACCGCACAAAGAAGTAAGACTCTCTTGACTGACATCGAACGATGGCAGAAG GGAGTCGCAAGCACTGATG TATTTGGCATTCCAATTGAGGTCACGGTGCAGCGGCAACAATCCAGCAGGCCCATTCCCTATGTTTTGGTCAAATGTGCAgattatcttatattatctg GACTGAATTCACCTGACCTTTTTAAGTCCGAGGGCGATAAAAAGGTCATTCAACACTTGGTTTCGATATATAATCAAG ATTCTAATTCGCTGTTACCAGAGGGAGTAAATCCAGTTGACGTAGCAGCTCTAGCAAAATGCTACCTAGCTAGCCTCCCTGAGCCACTAACTACATCTGAGCTGTATAACGAAATTAGGGGCGCTCATTCTAGTATACATGCAATGAGAAACATACTTAAGAGGCTTCCTAGTGTAAACTACACGACCCTGGAATTTATCACTGCTCTGTTACTCCGGGTTAGCCAGAAGTCATTTCTTAACAAG ATGGATGCCCGAAGCCTTGCCATGGAAATGGCCCCTGTCATTATTTGGCAGAAGGGAGGGAAACCAGAGTTCTATAGGAAATATTGGAGTCAGCCGTCCAAAGGTTCTTCCAAGAACATGGATCCCCCACCCAGTTACAGTGCATGGGACATGCTTGCTG AGGAGGGTGAAGCAATCGATGCATCCTCTCCCATTCCTTTGGATGATGGTATGACAACTGACTTTGGTGCCATTGAGGTGGTTGTGTGTCTTATAGAACATCACAATGCAATTTTCACGGATGCTAATGAGACTGTCTGGAGATGA
- the LOC109002479 gene encoding uncharacterized Rho GTPase-activating protein At5g61530-like isoform X2, translated as MPSVTSPQLHEKASGFFSSSGVKFKEARQSAGTFVGEVSKDAKDNLTDVAERVGLVVKSRWALLQKPSTRQAVQERLICAAASTGTLLRKGVTETKGKVVVGKTKVEEVAKKTAQRSKTLLTDIERWQKGVASTDVFGIPIEVTVQRQQSSRPIPYVLVKCADYLILSGLNSPDLFKSEGDKKVIQHLVSIYNQDSNSLLPEGVNPVDVAALAKCYLASLPEPLTTSELYNEIRGAHSSIHAMRNILKRLPSVNYTTLEFITALLLRVSQKSFLNKMDARSLAMEMAPVIIWQKGGKPEFYRKYWSQPSKGSSKNMDPPPSYSAWDMLAEEGEAIDASSPIPLDDGMTTDFGAIEVVVCLIEHHNAIFTDANETVWR; from the exons ATGCCGTCCGTCACATCGCCTCAGTTGCATGAGAAGGCTAGCggtttcttctcttcttcgg GTGTAAAGTTCAAAGAAGCCCGGCAATCAGCCGGGACATTTGTGGGGGAGGTTTCAAAGGATGCAAAAGATAACTTAACTGATGTGGCAGAACGTGTTGGCTTGGTGGTGAAAAGTCGATGGGCACTTCTACAGAAGCCATCGACAAGACAAGCTGTTCAAGAACGTCTTATATGTGCAGCTGCTTCCACTGGTACATTGCTTAGGAAGGGTGTCACGGAGACAAAGGGCAAAGTCGTCGTTGGGAAGACAAAAGTTGAAGAG GTTGCAAAGAAGACCGCACAAAGAAGTAAGACTCTCTTGACTGACATCGAACGATGGCAGAAG GGAGTCGCAAGCACTGATG TATTTGGCATTCCAATTGAGGTCACGGTGCAGCGGCAACAATCCAGCAGGCCCATTCCCTATGTTTTGGTCAAATGTGCAgattatcttatattatctg GACTGAATTCACCTGACCTTTTTAAGTCCGAGGGCGATAAAAAGGTCATTCAACACTTGGTTTCGATATATAATCAAG ATTCTAATTCGCTGTTACCAGAGGGAGTAAATCCAGTTGACGTAGCAGCTCTAGCAAAATGCTACCTAGCTAGCCTCCCTGAGCCACTAACTACATCTGAGCTGTATAACGAAATTAGGGGCGCTCATTCTAGTATACATGCAATGAGAAACATACTTAAGAGGCTTCCTAGTGTAAACTACACGACCCTGGAATTTATCACTGCTCTGTTACTCCGGGTTAGCCAGAAGTCATTTCTTAACAAG ATGGATGCCCGAAGCCTTGCCATGGAAATGGCCCCTGTCATTATTTGGCAGAAGGGAGGGAAACCAGAGTTCTATAGGAAATATTGGAGTCAGCCGTCCAAAGGTTCTTCCAAGAACATGGATCCCCCACCCAGTTACAGTGCATGGGACATGCTTGCTG AGGAGGGTGAAGCAATCGATGCATCCTCTCCCATTCCTTTGGATGATGGTATGACAACTGACTTTGGTGCCATTGAGGTGGTTGTGTGTCTTATAGAACATCACAATGCAATTTTCACGGATGCTAATGAGACTGTCTGGAGATGA